A window of Sodalis praecaptivus genomic DNA:
TTATTTCCTCGATAGCATGACCATCAGCAACAGCCAGTCGGTACCCGCCGCCGCCGGCACCGGCGTTCGGGTGCTCAAACGGCGGGTCTTCCTGGACGACACCGATAACGAGGCCGACATCCGCGCGCAGTTCAACCGCGCGGTGGCCTTGGCCCGCCGCAACGGATCCGCTATCGCTATCGGTCATCCCCATCCCGCCACCGTGCGCGTGCTGCAACAGATGCTGCCGTCCCTGCCCGGCGATATTGTGCTGGTGCGTCCGAGTATGCTGCTCAACGAACGGCCCGAGCCGGGTACCGCGGCGCCGCCGATAGGCAAACCGGCGCCGGCGCGCCGGCCTGCTTTCCGCGGCGTGCCCTACTGTTCGAGCCGCCAGGCGCCGCCGCCGGTCTATGCCGACGCCCTGGTAAGCGCCATCGCATCAAGCGTCGCCGAGACCTGGCGGGGGATTTTGCGCGGTGAGACCCCGCCTCAGGCGGGTAAGCTTGATCTCGGTAAACCTGACGACGGTAAGCCCGACAACAGCACGCCCGGTATCGGTAACCCCAACAGCAACAAGCCCGACAGCAGCAAGCCCGACGATAGTTCGCCCGCGGTCGGTCAACCCGACGCAGGCAAGACTGGCGTCGGTAAATAGCCGACCGACAAACCGCGCGACCCGTTCCAGCCCTTAGGTGAAGAAGAGGTCTTGCCAGCGCAAGGCCGTCAGGGGGAAAAACATAGCCCGCTTGCCTCACCCCCCCCTGGAACCGCAGCCACAACGCCGCGCGTTTAGCCCGCGCAACTCGCCATTTTCACGCCCGGCGTCAACAACCGGCGCTCGCCGCCTTACCCCCTGGGACCGCAGCCGCAGCGCCGCAGGTTTAGCCGGCGCGACACGCCATTTTCCCGCCCGGCAACAACAACCGGCCCTCGCCGCCTTACCGCGGTGACATAGTGTGTGGTTGTGCATCTATGTTACTATGCGCCCAACTTATGGATGGTCTGTCCGGTGGAAAAGCATGACGATGCCACAAGGTCGGTTGAAAATTCTGCTGTTGGATAACGGCAAAGAATGGGGCGGCGGCACCAACAGCCTATTGGAGCTCCTCAAACGTATCGACCGCGACCGCTTTGAGATTACGTGCTGTTTTTACCATAATTATCGGCGCGACAACGAAGAAACCATTGGCGACGTCCTGAACGCCATAGGTATTCCGACGCGGTTCATTGTCCAGCGCCGGCAGCCGTCGTGGGCCAAACTGAGCAAGGAGATCTTGCGCGGCCTATTGCTGTTCAACGCCGACTGGCGCAAACGCGCGGTGCGAGCCATCGACCAGCGCTGGCGCGTCGCGCCGAACGCCCGCCGTATTGCCGACCTGCTGCGCGCAGGGAAATATCAGCTGCTGTATATGAATAATCAGCCCAGCTCCAATGTAGAAGGGTATCTCGCGGCCGAGAGCCTACCGGTAGCGGTGGTGCAGCATTGCCGCATCGAACCGCTGCTCGACCCGCCGATTGTCGCACGCGTCAACCGGGGCGCGCGCTGCGTCATTGCGGTCTCCGACGGCGTGCGGCAAACCCTGGTCCAGGGCGGCGTCCGTCCGGCGTTGTGCCAAACGGTGTTCAATGGCATCGATATTCACCAGCCGCTGCCGGATGGCGCGAGACTGCGCGAATCCCTTGGCGCCGACGCGCGCACTTTTCTGTTCGGCAGTATCGGTTCGCTCATCGCGCGCAAGGCGCATGACCATACGCTGCGGGCGCTGCGGGCGTTCCAACAGGCCCACCCCGACGCACGCTGGAAAATGGTACTGGTAGGGTCGGGTAGCGAGCAGGCCAATCTGGCGCGCCAAGCGGCGCAATTGGGTCTCGGCGATCGCGTGATCTTTACCGGCTTTCAGCGCAATGCCATGGAATACCTGGCCGCCTTCGACACGCTGATACTAGCCTCGCGCAGCGAGGGGCTGCCGCGGGTGGTGTTGGAAGCCATGCTGCTCGGGACGCCGGTTATCGGCTCGGCGGTCACCGGCACCGCCGAATTGGTGCGCCATCAGGACACCGGCCTGCTCTTCCCCTATGGCGACGTGGCGCAGTTGGCGCACCATCTGGCCACCCTTTACAGCGACGCCGACCAGCGTCGTTTGCTGGCCCGGCGCGCCAATGAGCGCCTTCGCCGGCAGTTTACCATTGAAAACTATGTCGCCGGCGTCGAGGCCGTACTCGCAGGCGGACATTCATCCTGAGGCTGGGTATGTTTACTTTGTTCAATGCCAAATACCGCCGCATCCGCGCGCGCCACGACAGGCCCTATCAACCGGTCGCCGGCGGTTTGCCGGTCTCGTCGGTGGTGATCCCCTCCGTGGGCGCCGATTATGTTGAGGAAGCGCTGCTCAGCGCGACGTTTGCCGCGCGCTATGCGCCGGACTTGGCCGAGATAGTGATCGTCACCGATCAGAGCGCCGCCGCCTTTCCCGTATTGCCGGCCAAAACCCGCGTCGCCACGCTCAGCGATGAAACCCGCGGCGGCGATTACCCCTATAAGCAAATTTTTCTCAGCCGCCTGGTCAAAATGCAGGCACCGCTACAGGCCCGCACCGATGGCATCCTGATGATCGATTCGGATCTGAATTTGCTGTCAATGCCGCATATTGCGCTGCATGATGATCATCTCTACTCCAGCTTTCGCCGCGGGAAAATGATCGACAAACTGCGCGGCCTCGCACCGGAGGCGGTGCCGGCTTATTATCGCGATGCGGTGCGGCCGAAACTGGTGGACCATGTCAACGGCGCCTTTCTCGCCGCCACTCGCCAGACCTGGCTGCGCATGTGCCCGATATGGATCGCGTTTTTCCGCGATACCTGGTCGCGCATGGCCGGCTCCCAGCCGCCGACCGATCAGCTGCCGCTGGCGGCGATGCTGGATACGCTGGACATCCGCACCGTCAATTTGGGCGAATGGATGAACTGGCCGGTGGCGAAACGCATTGGCGGCACGCTCTCGGTCATTCCACCGCAGGTGGTGGGGGCTCACGGCGGCTTCCCTCTGTCGGAATGGCAGAAATATCTTCAATCACGGGAGACCCCGCTGCTGTTTAAGCCGCAAACCTACACCCGTAAAGTACGTTATCTAAGCGATGAGGAACGGCTTGCGCATGCTGCGGCACCGCATTCGCAGTCAACCGGGAAGATATAAAGCCGGGGGAGGAAATGCTATGATAAGACCATTATCAGGAGCTGACGTTGTGCCGGCTCCGACAGTCACGCAAGGGTAACCCATGATAGTTGTCACTGGTGGGGCCGGTTTTATCGGCAGTAATATCGTCAAGGCGTTAAATCAGATCGGCTACAACGATATTTTGGTGGTGGATAACCTGAAAGACGGCACCAAATATGCCAATCTGGTCGACCTCAATATCACTGATTATATGGATAAAGAGGATTTCATCGCCAGTATCGTCGCCGGCGATGATTTCGGCGATATTGATGCGGTATTCCATGAAGGCGCCTGTTCTTCCACCACCGAGTGGGACGGCAAGTACATGATGGATAACAATTATCAGTACTCTAAAGAGCTGTTGCACTACTGCATGGAACGCACCATTCCCTTCCTGTACGCCTCTTCCGCGGCAACTTACGGCGGTCGGACGGAAAACTTCATTGAGGATCGCCAGTACGAACAGCCGTTGAATGTTTATGGCTATTCCAAATTCCTCTTCGATCAGTACGTACGTGCGCTGTTGCCGCAGGCCGAGTCGCAAATTTGTGGCTTCCGTTATTTCAATGTGTATGGCCCGCGCGAAGGGCATAAAGGCGGCATGGCGAGCGTGGCCTTCCATTTGAATAACCAAATCAACGCCGGTGAAAATCCAAAACTGTTTGCCGGCAGCGAAGGTTTCAAACGCGATTTCGTCTATGTGGGCGACGTGGCGGCGGTAAATCTTTGGTTCTGGCAAAACAGCGTCTCGGGGATTTTTAATTGCGGCACCGGCCGAGCGGAATCTTTCCAGACCGTCGCGGACGCCGTGCTGGATTATCATAAAAAAGGCCAGTTAGAATACATTCCGTTCCCTGAAAAACTGAAAGGGCGCTATCAGGCCTACACCCAGGCGGATCTCACCCAGCTACGCGCCGCCGGTTATCAGCAACCGTTTAAAACCGTCGCCGAAGGGGTCGCGGAATATTTACGCTGGTTGAACCATAACCATTGATATCCTTCAGGGCACGAAAGAGAGCGGCGGCATGAAAATACTGGTGGTCGGACCATCCTGGGTCGGCGATATGATGATGTCCCAGAGCCTGTATCGCCTGTTGGCGCAGCGCCATCCCGACGCGCAGATCGATGTGATGGCCCCGGCCTGGTGCCGCCCTTTGCTTAACCGCATGCCGGAGGTCAACCAGGCGCTGGCGATGCCGCTCGGCCACGGCGCCCTGGCGCTGGGGGAGCGCCGCCGGCTGGGGCGGGCGCTGCGGGAGGGCGGCTATCAGCAGGCGCTGGTCCTGCCTAATTCGTTCAAATCAGCGCTGGTGCCGTTTTTCGCCGGCATCCCGCAACGCACCGGCTGGCGCGGCGAGATGCGCTATGGTCTGCTTAACGACATCCGCACGCTGGATAAGCAGGCCTTTCCGCTGATGGTGCAGCGCTACGCCGCCTTGGCCTTCGATCGCCAGGAGATGCGCAGCGCAGCCGATTTACCCACGCCGCTGCCCTGGCCGCGCCTGACGGTCAGCGCGACGGACATCGATCTGGCCCTGAGCACTTTTGTGCCCGACGGCGCGCGCCCGCTTATCGGCTTTTGCCCCGGCGCGGAATTTGGCCCCGCCAAACGTTGGCCGCATTATCATTATGCCGCGCTGGCCGAGGCGCTCATACGCCGCGGCTATCAGATAGCGCTGTTCGGCTCCGCCAAGGATCAGGCGGCTGGAGAGGCGATCGGCGCCGCGCTGCCCGCGGAGTGTCGCGGCCACTGCCACAACCTGGCCGGCAAAACTTCGCTGGAGCAGGCGGTAGCGCTTATCGCCGCCTGCCAGGGGATCGTCAGCAACGATTCCGGCCTGATGCATGTGGCCAGCGCCCTGGACCGTCCTCTGGTGGCGCTGTACGGTCCCAGCAGTCCGGATTTCACCCCGCCGCTTTCCCACCAGGCCCGGGTGATTCGCTTAATCAGCGGTTACCATAAAATACGAAAAGGTGACGACGAACAAGGCTATCATCAGAGCCTGATCGCTATCCAACCTGCCCAGGTGCTGAGCGAACTGGAAACATTATTGCCCCCCCGAGAGGAGAATGAATGCAGGTTCTGATCGTCAAAACGTCCTCGATGGGTGATGTATTGCATACGCTGCCTGCGCTGACCGATGCGGCGCACGCCTTGCCGGGGATCCGTTTCGACTGGGTGGTGGAAGAAAATTTCGCCCAGATCCCCACCTGGCATCCGGCGGTGCGGCGGGTCATTCCGGTGGCGATTCGCCGCTGGCGAAAAAACTGGTTCGGCACGGCCACGCGGCAGGAGCGCTGCGACTTTAAACGGCAGTTGCAGCAAGAGCGTTACGACGCGGTTATCGACGCGCAGGGCCTGATGAAAAGCGCCGCACTCGTCACCCGCGTAGCGCGCGGCGAAAAACACGGCCTTGACTGCAAAAGCGCGCGCGAACCCTTCGCCAGCTGGTTTTACCACCAGCGGCACGACGTGAGCAAGCAACAGCACGCCATAGAGCGCATCCGCCAGCTGTTCGCCGCCAGTCTGAATTACCCGCTTCCCACCACAGCCGGCGATTACGCCATTGCCGGCCACTTTACCCCTGCGTTCGGCGGCGAAGCCTACCTGGTCTTTCTGCACGCCACCACCCGTGCCGGCAAACACTGGCCTGAAGCCCACTGGCGCACGCTTATCCAGCTTGCCGCTGACGCCGGTTATCGCATCAAGTTGCCCTGGGGGACGGAGCAGGAGCAGCTACGCGCCCGACGTCTGGCCGAGGGATTTAGCGCCGCGCAAGTGCTCCCGCCATTGTCGCTGGCGGAGGTGGCGGCGCAGCTGGCGGGCGCGAGGGCGATGGTGTCGGTGGATACCGGCCTCAGTCATTTGGCCGCGGCCCTCGATCGGCCGAACCTGACGCTGTACGGCCCTACCGATCCCGGGCTTATCGGCGGTTACGGGCGCCACCAGCAGGCGCTGCGCGCGGACGACGGCAATATGGAGAGTCTGACGGCGGAGCACGTCTGGCGGACGTTGCAACCGATGCTGCCGCCAAAGGAACAGGGATAGCCCATCATGAATTATCTGTTCATCTTTCTGCTGCTACTGCCGGTGAAGCTGCTGCTAAAGCTGATTCAGCGGCCTACGGGCAAAAATCTGGTTATCCAGACGGCGAAAATCGGCGATTACGTCAACATTACCCCGCTGCTGCGCCATCTGAAGCGGTCGGACGCGCTGCTCAGCCGCACGGTCCAGCCGCTGGCGGAACATGACGACACGCTGGCGGAGTGCCTGTATATCGAAGACTACAAGCAGAATCTGTTCAGCAAGATACGCCTGGGCTTACGGCTAATAAACCGCTACAGCCACGTCTACCTGCTGCATCCCAACAACGGTAATTTGTTTTATGCCGCCCTGTGCAACGCGCCTGACAAACAGTTTCTCAGCACCTACACGCGGCGCTGGTACCATAGATTATTTTATCTCACCGCCAGCGGCGTGGTCGAGCATCGGCGCGATACGCTGACCCTGCAAAACTATCTGCGGCTGGCGGATCGTTCCCTTAGCTGGCGCAGCCAGCCTAAACACGCCACCTCGCCGCTGTGGAAACCCTCCACGCCACGCCCGGAGCTGGCCGTTCCCTCTGATACCCTTAACATCGGCATCAGCATCTCCGCCGGGAATAAAGCCAAGACGCTGCCGCCGTCGGTGTGGGGAGAAATTTTTACGCTGCTGGCCAGCCTGCCGTGCCGTTATTATGTCTTCGGTCCCGCCAATGAACAGGGCTATCTTGATGCGCTTATTCGCGACGCCGGCGCCGAGGCGGAAATCGTCAGCCTGATAGGTTTGCTGCCCCTGGAGGAGGTGCCGGATGCCATTCGCCGCATGGACTGCTATATCGCTACCGATTCCGGCAATATTTATATTGCCGATGCGTTACGGGTACCGGTAATCTGCTTTGCGGGTCCCTGCGAGGCTGAAGAACAACGGCCGCTAAACAATGCTCTGATAATTCGCCCCGACGCTATTGCGCCCTCATCTTTTGTCTTCGCCGCGCTGTATCATTTCGCTCACCCGGCGACGGAACTTTACGCGCTAACCGCGGAGGATCGGGTGAATATTGTCAATTTTGTGGGGAGTCTGCCCGCCAGACAGCGGCTGACCGCCAAGCGGTCGGATGCGCCTGCCTCTTGAATGGTCCCTTTGCTGTCTGCGCTAACCTGAACGCTATGGCGTAAGAATCGAGAAATGAGCACATTTTTTAAGCAGATATACCGCTATACCCGACCGCGCGCTTACCGGCACAACGAAAACCTCTGGCCCTTTTGCCGCATCACCCGCGCCTCGACAGGCGACATCACCCAACTGCGCTATAAGGGGCAACCGGTGCCGCTGGTGCCGCTGACCGACTGGCATCACCGTTTCAGCGGCGATGCGCTTATCACCGCCACCGGCCCCTCGATCAACGAGATGGATTTCGCCGGGCTGCCGCCGATGACCGTCGTGGGCGTAAACGGCGCTTACGCGCTCAAGGATCGGTTGGATTTTCAATTGTATATTATCGTCGATATGAGCTTTATCGATCGCCGCACCGACGTTGTGCGGGCCATCATCGCCGATCCGACGCTGACCTTATTCACGACCTTGCACGGTATCGCGCGGATTATCGATCGGTTCACGCTGGCGGCGGTGCGCTGCCGACTGGCGCTGATTGAAGACGCCTGTTATCGCATCTATCAACCCCGGGTACCCGGCGACGGTGTAGGCCGTCACTTCGGCCAGGAACCCCACATTCGGTTCAGTCCTGACCATCCTGATATCGCCTTTACCACCGATATTCGCAGCGGCATATTCGATGCGGGCACGGTGGTGTTTTGGGCGCTGCAAATCTTGCTTTATCTGGGGTTCACGCGTTTGTACATCGCCGGGCTGGACATGACCAACTTCCACCAGCCACGCTTTTATGAAACCGATCACGACAAGCTGCCGTCGTTCCTGGCGGAGAAATTTGCATCGATCATCGTACCCGCCTTTACCCTGGCCAGCGAGGTGCTGCACCACCACGGGGTAGAGGTGAAAAACTTATCATTGAACAGCGCGTTAAGCAGCGAGATTTTCGAGAAGGTCAGTTTTGATGATGCTTTTCAGGATTAGCGTTTATGCGGAGAAAGGCTTCGAGGTGTTGTTTCCGCTATTTCTTTTCTCCAGCGCTATTTTTTGCGGTTATACGCGAGTCAATAATCTCTTTCACCTGTCCGCGCTGTGCCTGATGGGGATGCTGGCGGGCAATCCCGTCCTGCGACGTCGACTCTTCAACGACCGGCGGTTCAATACCGGGCTGTCGCTGACCGCTTTGATGTTGGGCTACTTTTGCCTTACCACACTATGGTCCGCCCAGCCAAACGACCTGGTTTCCGACCTCACCCACGCTCTCTATCTGCTGCTGTTTATGATTATGTACCGATCCATGGTCCTTCAGGGCCATCGGTCGATCGCGCTATGGGCCGTAGCCGCCGGGATGATGGTGCTGGTAGCGCTGACGTTTTTGACCGTCAATACCCAGACTATCCTAAGCAATCGCCTGACGGACGGTTTTTTCGGCGCGCCGGCTAACGTTATCGATCTGGCGGGCTATTTCGCGTTGGGCATCTTTATGTGCCTTATCATTATGCGCGACACGGGCGCGCGCTGGCTCTATTTACCGGTCGCCGTGCTGTTGCTGGCCCTCTTGCTTACCCAAAGCCGCGGCCCTTTACTGTCGTTGCTCTGCGCGCTGGCCGTTTTGTTGACCTTACGATCGTCAGTGCGTCGGCGCCATCTCGTGGCGGTGGCGCTGATAGGGGTAGGGGTGGCAGCCCTGTTGTTGATGACCCGCTTTGGCGATATCTTTTTGCAGCGCATGGCGAACGGCTACCAGCAAAGTTTCATCCGTTTCGGCATTTGGCGCCACACGTTGGCGCTGGCGGCGCAGAAACCCTTTTTCGGCTGGGGACTGGATGAACAGCTGTCGTTTATCAACCTGCTGGGCGATAGCATCACCACTACCCATAGCCTGTATCTGGCCGCGCTGCTGAAAGGCGGCGCAGCCGGCGCATTGCTGCTGGCGCTGGTCATAAGCTACGGCTTCATCATGGCCAAGCGGCAGTGCGATGGTCATCAGGGGCTGGAGGGGGCGCTATTTCTGTTCGCCGTCGGGTTTTACCTTACCCAGGGCATGTTTATCATCGGCAATCCCAACGTCGCCTGGTACATGTTCTGGTTCCCGCTGGCGGTGGTGCTGACGCTGCCGTCGCCCGCCCCTCAGACCGAGGCTGCCGATTGCCCCAGGCGGTGCTGATAATACTGCGCCAGCGTCATACCGATTACCCGATTTTGCAACCCGTCGAACAGCATCTCCAAATCGTGATATAGCCGCTCTATGGCGGCCTCGTCCTTGAACGTCGGGCTACCGCCCGGCATAAACTCGGACGAATGCAGCATAAACTCCACATAATCACTTCCGGCGGCCAGGCTCTGCGCCGCCACCTGGCACATTTGCGCGGCGTTGCCGCCGGCGGGCCGTAACCATTGCACCGAAGGGCCACGCCGTTTACCGCGCAGACGATCGTAAACCTGACTGATTGCATTCACCCACGGGGCGTGCTTGTAGGCGGTGGTCACCGGCACTTCCAGCAGCCGTGAGGCGCCAGGACGTGAAATATCCTCGGGATCGATAAAATAGGCGCGATCGGGAAAATGACGGTAATTGCTGCCGCCCGCCCCTGACGGCGCGCCGGGGGAGCGACGCCAGTCCACCCGCGGAGTGACGGAGCAATCCACCTGATAGCCCAGCTCAAGCAGCATCGCGGCGTAGCGCTCGTCAAACGCCCAGCGGCCGGCGCGATGGCTTAACATCTTTGTCTGGAAAGTCTCTTCCAACAGCTGCGTCATAAACAGAATTTTCTCCCGCATCACCGCCTCGGGATATTCAATCAGGTAAGGCTTATGACGCCCGTCATTGCCGGTGAGATCGTGGGCAGGCGGGCTATTCCAGGCGTGCAGATGCATGCCGATTTCCGCGCTGCCGCGCGCTATGGCGTCGCGGGCGAAGTCCACAAAGGCGTCGTCCATCGCCATTTCATAATTGGTGAGATACACCGGCTTGAAGCGATACTTTTCGCATAATGTCTGGAAACGCGGCAGAAAACGGGCGTTCTCGGTAGTAATATGCCCATGGTTTTGCCAGAGATTGTCGCCTTCTGTGTCTATAGTAATAATAAAAGCAGGGGTAGCCATACCGAGTCCAGTCTGAAATCAGAGAAATCCATGTTACGCAGCCGCCGTTAACAGCGCAAACTGGATTGTTCGCGATAATCTACCCAACAGGTGCGCCAATGTGATGGATACCTTCATGGTCTCGATGAAACTTAAGGAGATTTTCATCTCGCCTTAGGGTAGGATCACCGAGAAAACAGACCGTGTACAGCGGCATACAGCGGAAATCAGCATGCGTATATTGATGATCATTGATGGTTTACCCGGCGGGGGCGCAGAGAAAGTGCTGCTAACGCTCGCGCAGGGGTTAGCGTCCCAGGGCCATCGGGTGTCGATATTTTCGCTGCGGGGAGTGTGCGACTACGCGCTACCGGACGGCATTGAGTATCAGATTATCGCTGACCACGCCAGCACCCCCTGGCGCAAACTGACGGAGCTATCGCGCCGGGCGCGGGCGCTGGATAAGGCGGTGCTGGCATCGCAACAGCGCAACGGCGAGTTCGATCTGGTGGTCTCCCATCTGCACAAAACCGACCGCATCGTGGCGCTCAGCCGCGTGTTACCGCGGGATCGCATCTGGTTTTGTCTGCATACCATGTTTTCGTTGGGCTATTTGGGCCATCGCACGGGCTTCTCCCGCTGGCTGAAACGCCAGAAAATTCATGCGCTCTACCAAAACCGCAATATTATCGCCGTCTCGCGCGGCGTCCTGGATGATATGCGCCAAGCCTTCAACGTGATGCCGCGCCATGCCGAGGTGATTTACAACCCCTTCGATTTCAGCGCTATCCGTCGGCTGGCCGAGGCGCCTTGTGAACTGGCCGGTCAGGATTACCTCATTCACGTTGGCCGTTTGCATGAAAATAAACGTCAGGATCGGTTGCTGAAAGCCTACGCCGAAAGCGGTATTCAGGCGCCGCTGGTCATTCTGGGCAAAGGCAGCGACGCTATGCTGCGGCGGCTTAAGTCCTTGGCGCAAGATCTGCAAATTACCGATCGGGTGTTGTTCAAAGCGTTCAATACCAATCCTTATCCCTATATCCGCCACGCCCGTATGCTGATCTTAAGCTCCGATAGCGAAGGGTTTGGTAATGTGCTGGTGGAAGCGCTTATCTGTGACACGCCGGTGGTCAGCACCCGTTGTCCCGGCGGTCCGGAGGAGATTCTGGACGGCGAACTTTCCGCGGGGCTGGCGGAGTTGAGCAGCGTTTCGCTGGCGAAAACCATGCGCGCGGTTTATGACCGGCCGCCGGCGATTTCCTCTTCCCGTCTGCAAGCCTACGAGATAACGACGATTTGCCGGCAATATATCGCCTTGGCGCAAGGTGCGTCCTGACGCCGGCGGCAGCGCCAGGCGCTTTTCATCCGATAAAAGACCCATGACGACAATGACACAACCGGAATCCGCAACGATTAAGCTAAGCGTTATCGTTCCTCTGTATAACGCCGGCGCCATGTTTCACACATTTATGTCTTCCCTGTTGGCGCAAACGCTTACTGACCTGGAAATCATCTTGGTCAACGACGGTTCGACGGATGGTTCGGAAGTGCTGGCGCATGAATACGCCGAGCGCTATGCCCATGTCCGGGTAATTGACCAGCCCAACGGTGGGGTATCGCGCGCGCGCAACGCCGGCCTGGCGACGGCGCGCGGCGTCTATGTCACCTTTCCCGACGCCGACGATATGCTCTATCCCACCCTATATCAGCGGCTGTTGACGATGGCGGAGCAGGATGACCTGGATGTGGCGCAATGCAACGGCGAGCGTTTTTTCGCCGGCTCGCAGCGGATTAAGACGCTTATTCCCCTTGATCGCCTGAGCTCGACCGGCGTACTGAGCGGTAGCCAATGGCTGCGCCGAGCGCTGGCCACCCGGCGTTACCTGCATGTGGTCTGGCTCGGCATCTATCGCCTGTCGTTGATAAAGCAGTTGGATTTGCGCTTTGAGCCGGGGCTGCATCATCAGGATATACCCTGGACCACCGAGCTGATGTTCAACGCCCGCCGCGTGCGCTATACCCAGGACGTGCTGTATCGCTATTACATCCACGAGAGGTCCATCAGCAATCGAAAACGAACCGGCGTGAAAAACGTCGAATATCAGCGGCATTATTTGCGCATCGCCGAGCTACTCGAAGGCATCAACCGGCGCTATCGCGGCAAAATCCCTCTTTACCCTGAGTTTGCGCGGCAGGTGACCCATGAAGCGCTGTCCGTTTGCCATGCGGCACGGCGCGAACCGGATCCGGCGGCGCGGCGGATGATCATTAGCGATATTTTCAGCAGCGGCACCCATAAACGCATGATCCGCAATGCGCGCGGCATCCGCCAGTGGTACCAGCTGCTGCTGTGGCTGTGCCGTCTCTACGCCTGGCGCCGGCGATAACCCGAGCGCCATTAACGCTCTCCGGCGGTATAGCGATAGCTGAATGCCCGGCGCACTGCGCCGCCGGTTTTTTTTGTTCCTCCGTTAGCGCGACGCCTCACCTCTTACGGCTGGGGCCTGTCTTCATCATCTGCCCCAGGATCCCTATCCTACGGCGGTGAAAGCTTAGCCTTTGCCATTTGACCCCACCACATCCGGCGACTGCCCTGCTGGCACCCTTTGGCTGCCGTTCAACCACGCTGGCGCTTCGCCCCTCATACCACAACCTGTCGATACCG
This region includes:
- a CDS encoding O-antigen ligase family protein, whose translation is MMLFRISVYAEKGFEVLFPLFLFSSAIFCGYTRVNNLFHLSALCLMGMLAGNPVLRRRLFNDRRFNTGLSLTALMLGYFCLTTLWSAQPNDLVSDLTHALYLLLFMIMYRSMVLQGHRSIALWAVAAGMMVLVALTFLTVNTQTILSNRLTDGFFGAPANVIDLAGYFALGIFMCLIIMRDTGARWLYLPVAVLLLALLLTQSRGPLLSLLCALAVLLTLRSSVRRRHLVAVALIGVGVAALLLMTRFGDIFLQRMANGYQQSFIRFGIWRHTLALAAQKPFFGWGLDEQLSFINLLGDSITTTHSLYLAALLKGGAAGALLLALVISYGFIMAKRQCDGHQGLEGALFLFAVGFYLTQGMFIIGNPNVAWYMFWFPLAVVLTLPSPAPQTEAADCPRRC
- a CDS encoding deacetylase, with product MATPAFIITIDTEGDNLWQNHGHITTENARFLPRFQTLCEKYRFKPVYLTNYEMAMDDAFVDFARDAIARGSAEIGMHLHAWNSPPAHDLTGNDGRHKPYLIEYPEAVMREKILFMTQLLEETFQTKMLSHRAGRWAFDERYAAMLLELGYQVDCSVTPRVDWRRSPGAPSGAGGSNYRHFPDRAYFIDPEDISRPGASRLLEVPVTTAYKHAPWVNAISQVYDRLRGKRRGPSVQWLRPAGGNAAQMCQVAAQSLAAGSDYVEFMLHSSEFMPGGSPTFKDEAAIERLYHDLEMLFDGLQNRVIGMTLAQYYQHRLGQSAASV
- a CDS encoding glycosyltransferase; this encodes MRILMIIDGLPGGGAEKVLLTLAQGLASQGHRVSIFSLRGVCDYALPDGIEYQIIADHASTPWRKLTELSRRARALDKAVLASQQRNGEFDLVVSHLHKTDRIVALSRVLPRDRIWFCLHTMFSLGYLGHRTGFSRWLKRQKIHALYQNRNIIAVSRGVLDDMRQAFNVMPRHAEVIYNPFDFSAIRRLAEAPCELAGQDYLIHVGRLHENKRQDRLLKAYAESGIQAPLVILGKGSDAMLRRLKSLAQDLQITDRVLFKAFNTNPYPYIRHARMLILSSDSEGFGNVLVEALICDTPVVSTRCPGGPEEILDGELSAGLAELSSVSLAKTMRAVYDRPPAISSSRLQAYEITTICRQYIALAQGAS
- a CDS encoding glycosyltransferase; its protein translation is MTQPESATIKLSVIVPLYNAGAMFHTFMSSLLAQTLTDLEIILVNDGSTDGSEVLAHEYAERYAHVRVIDQPNGGVSRARNAGLATARGVYVTFPDADDMLYPTLYQRLLTMAEQDDLDVAQCNGERFFAGSQRIKTLIPLDRLSSTGVLSGSQWLRRALATRRYLHVVWLGIYRLSLIKQLDLRFEPGLHHQDIPWTTELMFNARRVRYTQDVLYRYYIHERSISNRKRTGVKNVEYQRHYLRIAELLEGINRRYRGKIPLYPEFARQVTHEALSVCHAARREPDPAARRMIISDIFSSGTHKRMIRNARGIRQWYQLLLWLCRLYAWRRR